The following are from one region of the Ruficoccus sp. ZRK36 genome:
- a CDS encoding TetR/AcrR family transcriptional regulator, giving the protein MKRNRAQTEDRIVQAAVDLIVKDGFNSFGINLVATRSGVDKVLIYRYFQGLDGLLAHIATHTEFFPAAATLFPEDDTGSLEAFVDAYRKALRSRPLTRALLSWRTNTTNPLTRAIDEQRQHFWREVEEFAHPGDEAGRAFLSCLRPVLEDSVPDEDVLIALKSFAYAPSVPTEAREKALQTAPPEPEEEDLPTNLL; this is encoded by the coding sequence ATGAAGCGAAACCGCGCCCAGACCGAAGACCGTATCGTACAGGCCGCGGTGGACCTGATCGTCAAAGACGGCTTCAACAGCTTCGGGATCAACCTGGTCGCAACCCGCTCCGGCGTGGACAAGGTCCTCATCTACCGCTATTTTCAGGGCCTCGATGGGCTGCTTGCCCACATCGCCACCCATACCGAGTTCTTTCCTGCCGCCGCGACTCTCTTTCCCGAGGACGACACCGGCAGCCTGGAAGCCTTTGTCGACGCCTACCGCAAGGCCTTGCGCTCACGCCCGCTCACGCGTGCCCTGCTCTCCTGGCGTACGAATACCACCAATCCGCTTACGCGGGCCATCGATGAGCAGCGCCAACACTTCTGGCGCGAAGTCGAGGAGTTCGCCCATCCCGGCGACGAGGCCGGGCGCGCCTTCCTGAGCTGTCTGCGACCGGTCCTTGAAGATAGCGTGCCCGACGAAGATGTCCTGATCGCACTCAAGAGCTTCGCCTACGCGCCCAGCGTGCCCACCGAGGCCCGCGAAAAGGCCCTGCAAACCGCCCCCCCCGAGCCGGAAGAGGAAGACCTCCCCACCAATCTGCTCTAA
- the uvrA gene encoding excinuclease ABC subunit UvrA, giving the protein MATFDSIRLRGVHQNNLKGFDLDLPLGKLICVTGLSGTGKSSLVFDTLHAEGQRRYVETFSPYTRQFLEMLDRPEVDAIENIRPSIAIEQSNTVKTSRSTVGTMTELCDYFKVWFCHVGHLHDPDTGEVIEDDNPASIWKKSLAAWPGSQALVCFKIEKPAKLKWPDILGPVSAQGYTRLIADGNVHRIESFDTDFTGTTVWVIADKLKLEQAARSRFLEAATQALHFGQGELFLFSGDKDQAVELGHFSEGLHSPTTGKHYRPARPGLFSFNSPVGACPKCRGFGRVIEIDYRLVIPDSSISIEDGAIRAFQGQVYSESLRDLVSRAKKKGVRTDVPWRDMPEKDREWVIEGEPDYDWNEPGSSRKWYGVRRFFDWLESTTYKMHVRVFLSKFRSYTTCPDCHGTRLIPEALNWKWQHHTLPELYQLPVSDLLALIEKHAPARAKNNDRAHQSELAHEAILTRLRYLNEVGLGYLTLDRASRTLSGGEVERVNLTTCLGTALVDTLFVLDEPSVGLHSRDIDRLVSILRRLTDAGNTVVVVEHDEAVMRAADQLIELGPEPGSAGGQIVFQGTPDQILKSKTSLTGGYLSGRLSIENTDTIRPVKNTPKLAFKKASKHNLRNLDVEIPLGRFVALSGVSGSGKSTLLSNVIHQGLLAKRGKMAEDPAEIAAISGDDKLGDIVLVDQSPVSKTPRSNAALYCEAWDDIRQQFARTETAKAAGLTASHFSFNSGQGRCEHCQGLGYERIEMQFLADVFVPCPVCEGKRFKPEVLAIRWNDKSVADVLALDVNEALTFFKDSARIVSRLRSLAEVGLGYLTLGQPLNTLSGGECQRLKLVKYLARANEENALLLLDEPTTGLHRDDVKRLIGVLQKLVSAGHSLVVIEHQLDILRCADWVIELGPEAGSGGGQVVFQGPPQGLTKTKCATAPFLKELCSGKATTPTKTKTSKKKSARTKPASHDGQLRILGAREHNLRNLDLSIPQHQLNVVTGVSGSGKSSLAFDIVFAEGQRRFMESMSSYARQFVEQLQRPDIDDLSGVQPTVAIEQRVTRGSRKSTVATITEVAQYLRLLYAKVGTQHSPVTGEPLVAMSRPALRKKFLQTLASKQAANARSLYLCAPVVRARKGHHEPLANWARDHGFTLMRCDGDLVELDNFKKLDRYSEHDIELVWELDPQDEPASLKLLPEALKHGKGACFILSTRGGILSWFSTTRTDPATGEAYPELDPKHFSWNSAKGWCPACHGYGRIFKWMRDNEDFEEVPDDTDDGEPCPTCEGTRLNPVSRAVLIDTASGSLSLPQLLALPPQRLLDTLHALKLDPRGKRIAKEITPEIEERLKFMDRVGLGYLTLDRATNTLSGGEAQRIRLAAQLGSNLSGVLYVLDEPSIGLHARDNDELIRSLHALRDKGNTLLVVEHDDDTMRAADNIIDLGPGAGIHGGNLLAEGHYDKIIKNPESLTGEYLKNGIAHPLRGQYRKLPTKWSPRSKAHDWLALREPALRNLKGDDLRLPLGRLVMVCGISGAGKSTLIRGLLKPAVETAIKKKSRKLTGTDLGLPCKDLYNADAFRAVIEVDQEPIGKTPRSTPATYIGAFDIIRQFFASLPEAKIHGYTAGHFSFNTKGGRCETCAGAGRIKLEMSFLPDQYVPCEDCHGTRYGPELADIRWNGKTIADVLAMSFEEAAEFFSFHSRLSDMLGLMVETGLGYLTLGQSSPTLSGGEAQRLKLVSELSTGLPSFKEKSRGLLRRNLYLLEEPTIGLHMRDCERLIELLHRLVDQGHSVVVIEHNLDLIAEADYVVEVGPDGGEAGGHILYQGALPGLIKTKNSPTAPYLKEKL; this is encoded by the coding sequence ATGGCTACCTTCGACTCCATCCGCCTGCGCGGCGTCCATCAGAACAATTTAAAGGGCTTCGACCTCGACCTCCCGCTGGGTAAACTCATCTGCGTAACGGGTCTGAGCGGCACCGGTAAGTCCTCCCTCGTATTTGACACCCTGCACGCCGAGGGTCAGCGCCGCTACGTCGAGACATTCTCGCCCTACACCCGGCAGTTCCTCGAAATGCTCGACCGGCCCGAGGTCGATGCCATCGAGAACATCCGCCCCTCTATCGCCATCGAGCAGAGCAACACGGTCAAAACCTCGCGCTCCACCGTCGGCACCATGACGGAGCTATGCGACTACTTCAAGGTGTGGTTCTGCCATGTCGGCCATCTGCACGATCCCGACACAGGAGAGGTCATCGAGGACGACAATCCCGCCTCGATCTGGAAGAAGTCGCTCGCGGCCTGGCCCGGCAGCCAGGCCCTCGTCTGCTTTAAGATCGAAAAACCCGCCAAGCTCAAGTGGCCCGACATCCTTGGCCCCGTATCCGCTCAGGGCTACACGCGTCTGATCGCCGACGGGAACGTCCATCGTATTGAGAGCTTCGATACAGACTTCACGGGTACGACCGTCTGGGTCATCGCCGACAAGCTCAAGCTGGAGCAGGCCGCCCGCTCCCGCTTTCTGGAGGCCGCCACCCAGGCGCTCCACTTCGGGCAGGGAGAGTTATTTCTTTTCTCCGGCGACAAAGACCAAGCTGTCGAGCTGGGGCACTTCTCCGAGGGGCTCCACTCCCCCACCACCGGCAAGCATTACCGCCCAGCCCGCCCTGGGCTCTTTTCCTTCAACTCCCCCGTCGGTGCCTGCCCGAAGTGCCGGGGCTTTGGCCGCGTCATCGAGATCGACTACCGGCTCGTCATCCCCGACAGCTCAATCTCCATCGAAGACGGTGCGATCCGCGCCTTTCAGGGGCAGGTCTACAGCGAGAGCCTGCGCGACCTTGTCTCCCGTGCAAAAAAGAAAGGCGTGCGCACGGATGTCCCCTGGCGTGACATGCCGGAGAAGGACCGCGAGTGGGTCATCGAAGGCGAGCCCGACTACGACTGGAACGAGCCCGGAAGCTCCCGCAAGTGGTATGGCGTACGGCGGTTCTTCGACTGGCTCGAAAGCACGACCTACAAGATGCACGTGCGGGTCTTTCTTTCAAAATTTCGCTCCTACACCACCTGTCCGGACTGCCACGGCACACGCCTCATCCCGGAGGCCCTTAACTGGAAGTGGCAGCATCACACGCTACCCGAATTATACCAGCTTCCCGTCTCCGACCTCCTCGCTCTGATCGAGAAGCACGCCCCGGCACGCGCCAAGAACAACGACCGCGCCCACCAGTCCGAGCTGGCGCACGAGGCCATCCTCACCCGCCTGCGCTACCTCAACGAGGTCGGCCTCGGCTACCTCACCCTCGACCGTGCCAGCCGCACCCTCTCCGGTGGCGAGGTCGAGCGCGTCAACCTCACCACCTGCCTCGGAACGGCACTGGTGGACACGCTCTTCGTGCTCGATGAGCCCTCCGTCGGCCTGCACTCGCGAGACATCGACCGGCTGGTCTCCATCCTGCGCCGCCTCACCGACGCGGGTAACACCGTGGTCGTGGTCGAGCATGACGAGGCCGTCATGCGCGCCGCTGACCAGTTGATCGAGCTCGGCCCCGAGCCCGGCTCTGCGGGCGGGCAAATCGTCTTCCAGGGCACCCCGGATCAAATCCTTAAGAGCAAAACCAGCCTCACCGGTGGCTACCTATCCGGGCGTTTAAGTATTGAAAATACGGATACAATCCGCCCCGTCAAAAACACGCCAAAGCTCGCCTTTAAGAAAGCCAGCAAGCACAACCTGAGGAATCTCGACGTGGAGATCCCACTGGGGCGCTTCGTCGCTCTCAGCGGCGTCAGTGGCTCCGGCAAATCCACCCTCCTCTCCAACGTCATTCACCAGGGCCTGCTCGCCAAACGCGGAAAGATGGCCGAAGACCCGGCAGAAATCGCTGCTATCTCAGGTGACGATAAGCTCGGCGACATTGTCCTCGTGGACCAGTCCCCCGTCAGCAAGACACCTCGCTCAAACGCCGCCCTCTACTGCGAGGCCTGGGACGACATCCGCCAGCAGTTCGCACGTACCGAGACGGCCAAGGCCGCCGGACTGACCGCCTCGCACTTTTCCTTTAACAGCGGGCAGGGCCGCTGCGAGCACTGCCAGGGCCTCGGCTACGAGCGCATCGAGATGCAGTTCCTGGCCGACGTCTTCGTCCCCTGCCCCGTCTGCGAAGGCAAGCGCTTCAAGCCCGAGGTGCTCGCCATCCGCTGGAATGACAAAAGCGTCGCCGATGTGCTGGCGCTCGATGTCAACGAGGCACTGACCTTTTTCAAGGACAGCGCACGCATCGTCAGCCGCCTGCGGTCCCTTGCCGAGGTCGGCCTGGGCTACCTCACCCTCGGACAGCCTCTGAACACCCTCTCCGGCGGCGAGTGCCAACGCCTCAAGCTGGTTAAGTACCTCGCGCGCGCCAACGAGGAAAACGCGCTCCTGCTGCTCGACGAGCCGACCACCGGCCTGCACCGCGATGACGTCAAGCGCCTCATCGGCGTCCTGCAAAAGCTTGTCAGTGCCGGACACAGTCTGGTCGTGATCGAGCACCAGCTCGACATCCTCCGCTGCGCTGACTGGGTGATCGAGCTCGGCCCCGAGGCCGGCTCCGGCGGCGGACAGGTCGTCTTCCAGGGGCCACCCCAAGGACTCACCAAGACCAAGTGCGCGACAGCTCCATTTCTCAAGGAGCTTTGTAGTGGAAAAGCAACGACGCCCACGAAGACAAAAACTTCCAAGAAAAAAAGCGCCCGCACCAAGCCCGCCTCACACGACGGCCAGCTCCGTATCCTCGGGGCACGCGAGCATAACCTGCGTAACCTCGACCTCTCGATCCCGCAGCATCAGCTCAATGTCGTGACCGGTGTCTCCGGCTCAGGCAAGTCCTCGCTCGCCTTCGACATCGTGTTCGCCGAGGGGCAGCGGCGCTTCATGGAGTCGATGTCGTCCTACGCGCGGCAGTTCGTCGAGCAGCTCCAGCGCCCCGACATTGACGACCTCAGCGGCGTGCAGCCGACCGTCGCCATCGAGCAGCGTGTCACCCGCGGCAGCCGCAAATCCACTGTAGCGACGATTACCGAGGTGGCCCAGTACCTGCGCCTGCTCTACGCCAAGGTCGGCACGCAGCACAGCCCTGTCACCGGAGAGCCGCTTGTGGCCATGTCGCGCCCGGCGCTACGCAAAAAGTTCCTCCAGACTCTCGCCTCAAAGCAAGCCGCCAATGCCCGCTCACTTTACCTGTGCGCACCCGTCGTCCGCGCCCGCAAGGGCCACCACGAGCCACTGGCCAACTGGGCCCGCGACCACGGTTTCACGCTTATGCGCTGCGATGGGGATCTGGTCGAATTGGACAATTTTAAAAAACTCGACCGCTACAGCGAGCACGACATCGAGCTGGTCTGGGAGCTCGACCCGCAGGACGAGCCCGCGTCCCTGAAGCTCCTGCCCGAGGCCCTCAAACACGGCAAGGGCGCGTGCTTTATTCTCAGCACCCGCGGCGGCATTTTGTCATGGTTTTCTACGACACGCACCGATCCGGCCACGGGTGAGGCCTACCCCGAGCTCGACCCGAAGCACTTCTCGTGGAACTCCGCCAAGGGGTGGTGCCCGGCCTGCCACGGCTACGGGCGGATTTTTAAGTGGATGCGCGACAATGAGGACTTCGAAGAGGTCCCCGACGACACCGATGACGGTGAACCGTGCCCCACCTGCGAGGGTACCCGCCTGAACCCCGTCAGCCGTGCCGTCCTCATCGACACCGCCAGCGGCAGCCTCTCCCTCCCACAGCTCCTTGCCCTACCGCCTCAGCGCCTGCTCGACACCCTTCATGCGCTCAAGCTCGATCCGCGCGGCAAGCGCATCGCCAAGGAAATCACCCCCGAGATTGAGGAGCGCCTGAAGTTCATGGACCGCGTAGGGTTGGGCTATCTCACGCTCGATCGTGCGACGAACACCCTCTCCGGTGGCGAGGCTCAGCGCATCAGACTGGCCGCGCAGTTGGGCTCAAACCTTTCCGGTGTGCTCTACGTCCTCGACGAGCCCTCCATCGGCCTGCACGCCCGTGACAACGACGAGCTCATCCGCTCGCTCCACGCCCTCCGCGACAAGGGTAACACGCTCCTCGTGGTCGAGCACGACGACGACACCATGCGCGCTGCCGACAACATAATCGACCTCGGGCCCGGCGCTGGCATCCACGGTGGTAATCTCCTCGCCGAGGGCCATTACGATAAAATCATCAAGAATCCCGAGTCGCTCACAGGGGAGTACTTAAAGAACGGGATCGCTCACCCGCTACGCGGTCAGTACCGCAAGCTTCCGACCAAATGGTCCCCGCGTTCGAAGGCGCACGACTGGCTCGCCCTGCGCGAGCCTGCCCTGCGCAATCTGAAAGGCGATGACCTGCGACTACCATTGGGACGACTCGTGATGGTCTGCGGCATCTCCGGAGCGGGCAAGTCCACCCTCATCCGCGGCCTGCTCAAGCCCGCGGTCGAGACCGCGATCAAAAAGAAATCCCGTAAGCTGACCGGCACCGACCTCGGACTGCCCTGCAAGGACCTTTACAACGCCGACGCCTTCCGGGCCGTCATCGAGGTCGATCAGGAGCCGATCGGAAAAACCCCGCGCTCCACACCCGCCACCTACATCGGTGCCTTTGACATCATCCGGCAGTTTTTCGCATCGCTGCCCGAGGCGAAGATCCACGGCTACACCGCCGGGCACTTTTCCTTTAACACCAAGGGCGGGCGTTGCGAGACCTGCGCGGGCGCGGGGCGGATCAAGCTGGAGATGAGTTTCCTGCCGGACCAGTATGTCCCCTGCGAGGACTGCCACGGCACCCGCTACGGCCCCGAGCTGGCGGATATCCGCTGGAACGGCAAGACTATCGCCGATGTGCTCGCTATGAGCTTCGAGGAGGCAGCGGAGTTTTTCAGCTTCCACAGCCGCCTCTCCGACATGCTCGGGCTCATGGTAGAGACCGGCTTGGGCTACCTCACACTCGGGCAGAGCAGCCCCACCCTCTCCGGCGGCGAGGCTCAGCGCCTGAAGCTCGTCAGCGAGCTGTCCACCGGACTGCCCTCGTTTAAGGAAAAGTCGCGCGGCCTGCTGCGCCGCAACCTCTACCTGCTGGAGGAGCCGACCATCGGTCTGCACATGCGCGACTGCGAGCGCCTGATCGAGCTGCTACACCGGCTGGTGGACCAGGGGCACAGCGTTGTCGTCATCGAGCACAACCTCGACCTCATCGCCGAGGCCGACTACGTCGTCGAGGTCGGCCCCGACGGGGGCGAAGCCGGGGGTCACATCCTCTACCAGGGCGCTCTCCCCGGCCTGATAAAAACCAAGAATAGCCCGACCGCTCCGTATCTGAAGGAGAAGCTGTAG